A single region of the Nocardioides aurantiacus genome encodes:
- the panB gene encoding 3-methyl-2-oxobutanoate hydroxymethyltransferase — protein sequence MSDETAPPYGTGAAAGSSTASPGGSAPVRRVRTQHLRELKQRGERFAMLTAYDMYTAEVFDEAGIEVLLVGDSASNNVLGNETSLPITVDELLPLTRAVSRSTRRSLVVGDLPFGSYQRSAEQAYDTAVRFMKEGGAHAVKLEGGVEMAPQIELLARGGVPVMAHIGFTPQSEHALGGYRVQGRGETADRVLADARAVEAAGAFAVVMEMVPGDVAAQVTAELSIPTIGIGAGAGCDGQVLVWQDAFGLRGGRMARFVKQYADLRGVLSEAARSYADEVRSGAFPAAEHTF from the coding sequence ATGAGCGACGAGACCGCACCGCCGTACGGCACCGGGGCCGCAGCCGGCTCCTCGACCGCCTCCCCGGGCGGGTCCGCGCCCGTGCGCCGGGTCCGCACCCAGCACCTGCGGGAGCTCAAGCAGCGCGGAGAGCGGTTCGCGATGCTGACGGCGTACGACATGTACACCGCGGAGGTCTTCGACGAGGCCGGCATCGAGGTCCTGCTCGTGGGCGACAGCGCCTCCAACAACGTGCTCGGCAACGAGACCTCGCTCCCGATCACCGTCGACGAGCTGCTCCCGCTGACCCGGGCCGTCTCGCGCTCGACGCGGCGCTCGCTGGTGGTGGGCGATCTCCCCTTCGGCTCCTACCAGCGCTCGGCGGAGCAGGCCTACGACACCGCGGTGCGGTTCATGAAGGAGGGCGGCGCCCACGCCGTCAAGCTCGAGGGCGGCGTCGAGATGGCTCCGCAGATCGAGCTGCTGGCCCGGGGCGGCGTCCCGGTGATGGCCCACATCGGCTTCACCCCGCAGAGCGAGCACGCGCTCGGCGGCTACCGCGTCCAAGGTCGCGGCGAGACCGCCGACCGGGTCCTCGCCGACGCCCGGGCCGTGGAGGCCGCCGGCGCGTTCGCGGTGGTGATGGAGATGGTGCCCGGCGACGTCGCGGCCCAGGTGACGGCCGAGCTGTCCATCCCCACCATCGGCATCGGTGCCGGCGCCGGCTGCGACGGCCAGGTGCTGGTCTGGCAGGACGCCTTCGGCCTGCGGGGCGGCCGGATGGCTCGCTTCGTCAAGCAGTACGCCGACCTCCGCGGCGTGCTCTCCGAGGCGGCTCGCAGCTACGCCGACGAGGTCCGCAGCGGCGCCTTCCCGGCGGCCGAGCACACCTTCTGA